A genomic stretch from Corynebacterium faecale includes:
- a CDS encoding TRAP transporter substrate-binding protein, with amino-acid sequence MRTRAPAVVGLLAAASLGLTACADLGGLDLESVGDEGKTTYIKLALNQAETHPSYIALANLSDRFEEATDGRWKIEVFPNEQLGSQQEVLQFVKSGAIEMAIVSGTQLENMNKDFQVLNMPTTFSSIEHQMNVIRDQDLMEPLFQSLADTDNISVIGGFTQGTRNLYTSDGGVVTPADLAGQKIRVQESAMHIRMIELMGGSATPLSYGEVYTAIQSGVLDGAENNEVSYVTQNHHEVARFHSNTEHLVGLDYMVMRDDLLDAMDDADRELFLQEWDAAMDEHTDLWNSETDAAIERAKASGAEFVQVDEQAFAEALAPIRDEFLTNDFQRGLYDAVRDADTGENAS; translated from the coding sequence ATGCGAACCCGTGCTCCCGCAGTGGTCGGCCTTCTGGCGGCAGCCAGTCTTGGTCTGACCGCCTGCGCAGACCTCGGTGGCCTCGACCTGGAGTCTGTCGGTGATGAAGGGAAGACCACCTACATCAAACTGGCTCTGAACCAGGCGGAAACCCACCCCAGTTATATTGCTCTCGCGAATCTGTCCGACCGTTTTGAGGAAGCGACGGATGGACGCTGGAAGATCGAGGTGTTCCCGAATGAACAGCTCGGTTCCCAGCAGGAGGTTCTCCAGTTTGTGAAATCCGGTGCCATTGAAATGGCCATTGTGTCCGGAACTCAGCTGGAAAACATGAACAAGGACTTCCAGGTTCTCAACATGCCCACCACCTTCAGTTCCATTGAGCACCAGATGAATGTGATCCGGGACCAGGATCTCATGGAACCGCTGTTCCAGAGCCTTGCGGATACCGACAATATCTCGGTCATCGGAGGGTTCACCCAGGGCACCCGAAACCTCTACACCAGTGATGGTGGAGTGGTGACCCCGGCTGACCTGGCAGGTCAGAAGATCCGTGTTCAGGAATCCGCCATGCATATCCGCATGATTGAGCTCATGGGCGGCTCGGCCACCCCGCTGTCCTACGGCGAGGTCTACACCGCCATCCAGTCCGGTGTCCTCGATGGCGCGGAGAATAACGAAGTCAGTTATGTCACGCAGAACCATCACGAGGTGGCCCGCTTCCACAGCAACACCGAACACCTCGTCGGACTCGACTACATGGTGATGCGTGATGATCTCCTCGATGCCATGGATGATGCGGACCGTGAACTGTTCCTCCAGGAATGGGACGCGGCGATGGATGAGCACACCGATCTCTGGAACTCCGAGACGGACGCTGCCATTGAGCGTGCCAAGGCATCCGGCGCGGAATTTGTGCAGGTTGATGAGCAGGCCTTCGCTGAGGCCCTGGCTCCGATCCGGGATGAATTCCTCACCAATGATTTCCAGCGCGGTCTCTATGACGCGGTCCGTGACGCTGACACCGGGGAGAATGCATCATGA
- a CDS encoding TRAP transporter small permease, protein MITMKAVLTRFLGVVSVILFAILVCVTVWQVFTRQVLNDSSTWSEELSKILFVWLAFSGAAFLFGERGHIAVDFLARKLPVATQRILQMVVQVIIMVFAVLAMIWGGYLAASIAWNQQMTALPLTLGWVYVVIPIAGVFIAIFAVVDLISVATGREPAYPEIDEGEEPIHMEELEGHDPAHPDAISSERRDS, encoded by the coding sequence ATGATCACCATGAAAGCTGTGCTCACCAGGTTCCTGGGTGTGGTCAGTGTCATCCTGTTCGCCATTCTGGTCTGTGTGACCGTCTGGCAGGTGTTCACCCGCCAGGTGCTCAATGATTCATCCACCTGGTCTGAGGAACTGTCCAAGATCCTCTTCGTCTGGCTCGCCTTCAGTGGTGCTGCGTTCCTCTTCGGCGAACGTGGCCATATCGCCGTGGATTTCCTCGCGCGCAAACTGCCGGTGGCCACGCAGCGCATCCTGCAGATGGTCGTTCAGGTCATCATCATGGTCTTCGCTGTTCTCGCCATGATCTGGGGTGGCTACCTGGCTGCCTCCATCGCGTGGAACCAGCAGATGACCGCACTGCCACTGACCCTGGGATGGGTCTACGTGGTCATTCCGATCGCGGGTGTGTTCATCGCCATCTTCGCTGTGGTGGACCTGATCTCGGTTGCCACCGGTCGCGAACCCGCCTACCCGGAGATCGATGAGGGCGAGGAACCCATCCACATGGAAGAGCTCGAGGGGCACGATCCCGCGCACCCCGATGCCATCTCCTCTGAAAGGAGGGACTCCTGA